taataataaattacaaATTCTTCCAGTAGAACCCTTCatcaaagggttcatactcataatagtatctaacaggtcagcctccaatgtataaggaaaattacttaaatatttttgtaagaaatgtttAACTTGAAGGtgttgtaaaaagtgtgagtatgaaagaaaatatttatcaactaattgttcaaaagacatcaatctatcttctttaaataatccaaaaaagaattaatacctttatttttccaaagtaaaaaaatcggatcactcaaagaaggcttaaaaaagtaattttgataaattaaactacaaaatttaaatttttttagattaaaaaattgcggaactggagccaaatttgtaaagaatgcttaatcacagggtataggtttaaatgagcaactttagctaattgtataggtaaagcaactCGCAATAACAAGGTTaagtaaaactgtttcacagctttcaattccaggtctacccaaattggccaatCGTTCTcatcaacccaatataaccaaaaggacatgtatcgtacattaacagcccagtaatacattcttaaattaggcaaagcaagacctccatccttttcaacttttgtaagtgacatttactaattcttggtcttttattattccaaatgaaagataaaataatagaatcaatccgatcaaaaaacttcttagtaaaaaaaaacagggatattctgaaataaatataaaaattttggtaaaatcatcattttaactatatgaatatgaCCGACAAgtaaaaatgtaagtggactccatctactaaataaatacttcattgaGTCTACCAAGGGAACCGAATTTGCTTCATAtaaatccttatattttttagtaattgtAACACCCaaatatctaaaagaatccgtgactttaaaaggagtattatcatatatagagacagattcatttaaaggaaacaattcacttttactaaaatttattttatatcctgaaaaatctccaaattaattgaataaatttagcaaggcaggaatagattcttcgggattagatatataaaccaataaatcgtcAATGCAAAGAGAAATattatgaatggtctcattcacaaaaatcccatgaatatttttagcttcatgaagagcaatagcaaggggttctaatattaaattaaataacaaaggacttaatgtacaaccttgtcttgtcccctgtgaaagctgaaaaaaaggagacctacagttgttagtaacaacagtagcaataAGAGCTTTagatatcattctaatccaattattaaaattaacaccaaagccaaatttctctaaaacattaaataaatatttccattcaactcagtTGAgcactttttcagcatccaaagaaacGATGCATTgcggagttttaaaagaggacgaatatataatgttaaatagtctccgaacatttgaaaaagaataacaaccctttataaagcctgtttgatctttaaaaataattttacccaaaatattctccaaccgattggcaattatctttgacagaatcttaacatcaatattcaataatgaaataggtctatatgaggcACAGTCAGTAAgatctttatcctttttaagaagtaaagaaatagaagcctcatagaaagtagagggtaaatcacctttcacaaaagaatccttaaacatttccaacatatacggagaaagcaattttccaaatttttaatgaaattctacaggatagtcatcaagtccaggggccttaccagattgcactgaaaaaacagctatatgaatttcggcttcagtaatttgggcatcaagcattttttgatcctcaacagaaattttaggaaaagcaatcttccgtaagaaagcattcatttcaggagaatctactggacattgagatttataaagttcagtataaaaatcttattaatttcttcatattcccaagccaaggtaccatctttcctacaaATTTTCAAAGTTGCCTTTTGGCTCTAGCCGTTTTTAACTGAGATGTGAGcagtttgttatttttatctccaaacatataaaattggctctttaacttaagcaaataccCTTCAATGGGATGGGTTAGTaataggttatattgtgattgaagttccaccctttgtttgaataaatcaatattaggggaaattgcataaatattatctaagtctttaatttgttttgaaatcttatctaattctgctttagtctgttttttaagcttagctgaataagaaatgatctgaccacataaaaatgctttaaatgtatcccatataattaacTTGGACGTGCCCCCtacatcattaaaaagaaaaaaattctttTATCGGGGTTTCAATGGAACAAACAAAGTCAGAATTTTGCAATAACGTCTGAGGTATGCGCCATAGTGGATGGGCAAGAATGACataatcaaattcaaaagacaaactcaaaggcacatgatcagatatagcaatagcgtcatattcacaATTTTTAACACGAGGCAAGAAGCGGGGATCAATTATAATATGATCAATCCTTGAATATTTTTTAGAAAACatgtgaaaagaaagaatattctctgttaTCGGGGTGCAGATACCTCCATAATTTGATCAATCCAAAATCGATCAAAAAGGAGTTACTAAGTGACGCGGAGCcatttggaagtcgctgattggttgagctcttgtcaatcataggatttaaacaacagttaaagtcctcacctattatcaacatatattcatctaaatcaggcagtaaagcaaataccttttttaaaaaagaaggatcatctaagttaggaccatacagaTTGActaaaacaacttttctgttacagatcactcctttaacaattaaagaTCTACCAGTAGAATTCGACTCAATATCCTCTTGAGTAAATATATTGGATTTAATAAAGATGGACATGCCtttagttttactctgagaagtagagtggaactgcaaacctctccaccacccaaaaaatctattttgatctcctgccctgatatgtgtctcttgagcaaagattatatcaggttggaatcgattaataattttaaaagtcttttttccTTTGATAGGATGACTCCAACCatgtacattccaacttattacatTAATCCGTTTAAATACCATTCTATAATGTTATTCCACTTAATACCTGCACAGAACACATACCAATACAGGATGATCAAAAATGCcggtgatgaagaatacaaccacataGAAAACGCACATGCTCTGGAaacacccaatgggaaaaaactccTAACTCTAACCCGACCCCACTCCCCAAAAGCCCAAAGGAAAGGCAAGCAACCTATGATAGAATACAAAGCCAGGGACTGCTCTGTCGGTACagaaaaaattttttaaaaggattttctttccctccccctagtTGGTAAAAAAAAGTGACCTTGTAAGAAAAACAATAAAGTCTCAACCAAGAAAAGTGTTTACATTCTAGCATCTAGTAAACAAGAATGAACCAAAATAATGTTGTTATCTCTTAAAAAGAAAAACCAGCGCCATTTTAAAGTTTAACATTAAATCCCTGAACATTAAATCGGTTATAAGATGCTATAATAAAGAAGCAAAAAAGCACATCAAACCAGATATTAGGTTAAAGAAACAAATCCCTTTATTTTCCTTTCTTAGTCAAATGTCCAAGTAACCATTTAAACAGTCATACTTGATCCATAAATCTTCGTTCCAAAAGAAaaccaataatatgcaataatgaacaaatCTCATCTTCTTTTATTAGTCTCTCAATGGAATATCCAAgtaaccttcataaatcttctttccgaaATGCGAATAATATATAGATAACCAAATAAAACCTTTCAGATAGTTCATTCGGTAGCAGCGGCAGGTATGGTTTGAACGAAGTCCAGTGtggcttttggatcaaaaaatgtACAAGGAGGAGAATTAGGAGGAAAAACTTCCTGTCGGGTAACGCAAAGAAGGAAACAATTTATCATATGCCTGTTTCATTACCAGATCAAATCTTGATCTTTGTTCCAATACCTCCTTCGGATAATCTTCATAAAAACGGAGCTCGGATTccttaaatctaaaaactctgtgttttcttgcctgtcgcattatttgatctttaattttaaagtgatgaaaacaaaccaaaacagatCTTGGCTTATTTGTATCTTCAAATTTCGAAGTAAAAGCTCTGTGTGCTctttctatagcaggcggctGTGATActatggtaggaaataaagtatgaaaaagcttaccaaagtaagcagttAACTCTCCATCTTCACCTCCTTCTTGCAGCCCAAAAATTTGTATATTCCTTTggcgagacctagtttccaggtctatagtCTTATTTTCATATCTTTCGAAATGGGTTGTGGCTTCAAACaatttttgcttagttatcttcaattcctctttgtgtctaataacttgagtttccaaaTCTTTatgttttcccagaaatgacttcatttcattactattcttttccagttggtctttaattgatccattctgatctttaattgcattcagtgtccaaattatatcttcagcccatggtggcatttcatcagatctttcctttcgcatctttcctttcccattacctttgtcGCTAGGTTCAGACAAGTTCTTCCCACTCCTTGTAAACATAGACGTGTTGTTCCCCCTCAAaaatcagcaaataaaaattttaaatttgaagtttaaactagggggagagaaacaaaactaagagcagcacaagattgctgctactccatttgcagacagCCACGGTCTCCCTGGgcattattttttatatatacattcGTAGCACTATTTCTGGTTCTGAGCCCAAACTCTCATGTGATCCTTTAATTGTAGAGCAGCTGCAAAAAATGTTTTCTTTCAGTAAAATATTAAACTGTCCATTCGGGTTAACATAAAATGTCTCAAGGGCAAAGGAGTATGCTTGGCCAAAATTCATTCCTTAATCAAATATAAAGTAATTTTAATGTGTTCAGCATCTCATTGCTGCTTGAGGAATCCCTTTCTGCACAAATTGTTTGTGATTTTTCTCTATAATACAACAGTGACCACACTGCAAAAATATTTATTAAGCTATAATTTCTGGGTTATTGACAAGCCTGGAATATTTTAAAGCTTTTATTTGGGTTGAGGGCACAGGTATTCTCAGTATAAACGAAGACAAGGGAGaaagcagatactggaatctagagcaatgagcagtctgctggagaaattcagtgggtcaagcagcatctgtaagaggaaaggaattggtgatgtttcaggttgacgtTTCTCCACCAGATCATTTGCATGGTGTAAGTGTTTAACCAGTCTAAATTTTTCTTCAGTTACTGATATGTGGAAATATATTACATGGGATAACATACCTTTGAATGAACTAAGAATTCAGACACAAGGCATTCTAGCATGTTATCTGCATACTTCATTGTATTTGCCAAATACCTAATGAAATTAACATAAAATATGAAATCGGGTTGATATCGTTGTAAAGTGCCCGGGAGAGCAGATTGTTTTTCACTCAAAAACCATATGTCCACCTTTGTGTAAGGAATTCAGCTGAGCTGTCTGAGCATGGAGTTTTAATTAATTAAATTCTTCCCGTCATCATTAACACAACAATCCCATTTGAGAATGTGAGAAAATACTGCAAACTATTACATTTTTATTCTTGCTCTTTTTATGGATATCAAATTTAAGTTACAAAATTATTTAGCTTTACTGCTTATTGAGGAAAAAATGAAAATCCTTACATTAAAGGTTTATGAAATTGTTCTATTGCTTCTTCAAGATCCTCCTTCTGATCAGGAACAAAGCAATATTCAGATACGTAGTTGGCTGTATGCTTAAAAGGATCATAGTCTCCTAGTTCAGCTGAAGACAGAAAATATATCATAATTGACCATCATATTTATGATTTATTTAATCAACACGCCTGACTCCATTATTTTTAATATAAGCACAAGTACATAAATTCTGAACCATGAACCTTCTCCTACGCTTTCAAATTTTAAGGTAAAAATACTTACTATCTCATGCTAAAATACTGATCTTATTTATCAAGGATACAGGTAAATGTAATTTGTCTGTGGTGAAATGAAAGTGTTGCTTTATGTATCATGCTCACTGTCGCTATTTGGTGAAAATTTCATGCTTGTACATTTCCTTCCATCTTATAGTGATAATGTTCATTCTTACTTCTGTCAAATTTTTAATCTGAAGTTGCTAGAATTGGGTTTGGAATACAAACAGGCCGACACTCAGAAATTCTACACCACTTATCATCCCTTCGTTATGGAATATGCAAGAATTTTATAAATGCATCTTCAAAACACATTtataaaatgaaaaagaaaaaactTGGTTTTCACAATTCAGTGAAAAATATCATATCTTGTACTCCAATGTATGCACTTGGTTTGCTTCTTCCAGTAAGAATTTCCCCCATTTCATTTGAATCAACAGTGGAAAAGTTACAGACAGATATATATAAAGAAGCCAGCTCAAAATATATAAAGCAGCATCAACTCTTACGACATGAACTCGTTCAGTCAGTTGCAGGGCAAATATAAAATTGCTAGAAGTTCTTATAGTCACTGAGAAAACTAGGGAGAGAATGGCAGTCTTTATCAATACCTGCAGCACTAACATGGGtgcaagtaaaaaaaaagttaataatTTATTGCGATGACTTGACTAACAAGGCAGAGTAACACATCCAGgattgccaatgatacaaagaaccgggtgggaaatagaaaaaacattctcaaaaagaaaaaaaacaagcaaatatTGACATACAGAGTCAAGAAACACAAAAATTAAATCTGCACATTCAGTAAGCGATCAGGAAGGCAAATTATATGCTGGATTCTACTAGACTTTGATAACATTCACTGCAATACTGTGCATAGCATTGGCCTCCATACCCAAGGAACGACGTACTTGCCTTGGAGTCAGTGCAGTGTCAATTCATGAGATTCCTGGTATGAAGGGTTTTTGTCCTATGAAGAGAGATTAAGTAAAATTGGCCTAAACTcactgaagtttaaaaaaaatgagaggtgatctcattgggATATATATGATCTTAATGGAGATGATAGGATAGCTGCCAAGATGTGGTTTCCTCTAGCTGGAGAATCTGGAACAATAAGCCATTTCTCAGTCTGAGTAAAGAAAaaacgtctttactcagagggttgaGACTCATTGGAATATACAAAGGCCTATGGAAATtcagtcattggatatattcaaAGAAGAGAACAATATATTTTTAGACACTTAGGGTATCAAAGGACTAGCCAGCATAATGTATGAGGCTTAAGTTCAGCCGTGATTATAATAAACCAGGTAGCATGCTTGAGTTTGGCAAATTCTTGCTTCTACGTTTGTACTTCTTAGGTTCCCAAGTTCAATCACAACATACACTTATTCACATCACTTTTCAGCAAGGAAGCATCTCAATGTGCAACAACAGTATGGAGACACGTAAACCTCAGTCTACTACATAGTTACACAAGGATAGAAAAGATAAAAAAGAAACTGAAGTTTACATATTTGCCAAGTGTAAAAGACTCGTATAAAAATGAGCCAATTCATTTGATTTTAATCTAAATTGTTTAAGTGCATATTTATTATTCTAAATAGCTTGAAGAATCTTCCTTATGGTGAATTATCTATCCCagggaggtgaggaggaaagATTATTAGAAATAGCTAGGGTGGAGGTAGGTAATTTTTTTGAAAGAGTGGGGACAAAAGGACAAAAGGCACAGAATGTGTTCTCAGTACAGAAAAAATGTTGTGTCTGAAAATCAGGAGTGCATCAAAACACTGAAGTGAAATGTTTCTAACCATTTCTATTCATCTACcaaattttcttttaaaaactATTTTTAAACTGTTACAACAACAGTACACTTACTTAACGCATCATATATCATACAATTATCATGCTGTTGGAAAGAACAAATTCACTTACACTGGAGAGCATATGCACCCAATTGTGCAGCAATGTTTAAAGGGCAAGGCAATCTACCTTGAAGGACATCCTGTTTGACCTGTAGAAAAAACTGGGATGTAAAATAAGAAAAGATATCAGCATTTAGATAAATATAACACTGTATCCATTCAATGTATCTTCTGTTTTAAAAAGATCAGGTTAAAATCTAACCAAAGCTGCGTCAAAATTTTACAAATGAAATTCAGAGAAACATGCATTTTTTATACATTTTTCTGATTTCATGAATGCATCCATGGTGATCTTTGTGAAGCACTTTTTGTTTCAAAATGGTGTTTATTGGAGTCCCAGCACTTACAATTTGCATGAATTTTCAGAAGATTTTTAACATAATCCAACACAAAAAGTAAACTGAAGCTCATGGAATGGAATGGCCAGTGACAATATGAATTAAACAAACCTCAAAAATAGAAACCACAAGTTCCCTGTGAGTGAACATGGCAAACAGTGCTACTCACAAGGGAATAGTGCAAGGAAAGTTATTTATGAATGCCTTAGACATGGGTACAAGGGAATTTCGAAACCTACAGGTGACACCGAACTAGAATGTTCAGTAAATAGTAAGGAGGATAATTACAAATGCAAAGGATAGGCTATTTAAATAGGCAAACATACTAGATGAAATGTAAAGCCATATATTTCACAGAAAGAATAAATGGAGAGATATCGTCTAAATTCCAGAGTTCTAAAATGTGGACAGTAACATAATCTGAGCAAATTATGTGCATCATTTTTTTAGCAGAACATGTTGATAGCTTGGTTTATCTTCACAGAGACAAAAGAGTACAAAAATCAGTGAGATTATGCTGAATATGCATAAATCATATATCATATGATTCATGAATATGCATAAAACACTGATTGGGCCAGACTATGGAATATTACAACcctgctcactttcaatgactctacaactcatgctctcagtattatttttttaattactTGGCTCTTttggtatttgcagtttgtcttcttttgcacattggatgtttgtcagtctttgtgcgtaCTTTTTCagtgattccattgtatttctttattctactatgaatgcctgcaaaaatatTAATCTTGAGgaagtatatagtgacatatacgtactttgataataaatttactttgaaatttgagcttAGAACATCTAGCTCCAGTTGCCACATATCAGGCAGACATGTTGTCCAATATAGGGTAGGAATGATATATGATATTTATGAGAACGGTTCCTATTTGGTGATTTTGACTGCAGGTTATATTGATTGGATAAGTTGGAGGCTCAGAAGACTGAGGTATGGATTGAAAATAATCATGATGGGTGTACATAGGCTAATTATAAACAGGCTGTTCCCATTCGATGTTTCAACATCTGAGGACACAGATTCAAGTTGATGGGCAAAAGATCCagatgtctgcaaggagttttttTTGTTTACACAGAGTGATCATGATCTGGAACTCCCTGCATGTAAGGCTCTTGAGGCAGAATAACTCGAGTACCATGGggtgggaaaagggaatgggataGAACTGAAAGCTTCTCAAAGAGCTGACATGGATTTGACGGGGTGAATGGTTTCCAGTTGTGCTGTAAAATTTCTATGACAGTATTTCACTAGCAGGCATCTATTGCAGTCTGATCTCCACTCGTcccagatgggattagtttattttattatgtaagactctgcactggctccaaTCAAGAGCTGCCCAACAACTGAATAAAAAATAGgaaagaaatattaaatactcagTCCACCACAGACccccaaaaaaaatcaaattacactGGTGCCAATCCAGTGATAAAAGGACAATTCTCACAACCTCCACCCTGGAGTAGTCAAGTGAAGA
The genomic region above belongs to Mobula birostris isolate sMobBir1 chromosome 17, sMobBir1.hap1, whole genome shotgun sequence and contains:
- the LOC140211557 gene encoding uncharacterized protein, with translation MGNNTSMFTRSGKNLSEPSDKGNGKGKMRKERSDEMPPWAEDIIWTLNAIKDQNGSIKDQLEKNSNEMKSFLGKHKDLETQVIRHKEELKITKQKLFEATTHFERYENKTIDLETRSRQRNIQIFGLQEGGEDGELTAYFGKLFHTLFPTIVSQPPAIERAHRAFTSKFEDTNKPRSVLVCFHHFKIKDQIMRQARKHRVFRFKESELRFYEDYPKEVLEQRSRFDLVMKQAYDKLFPSLRYPTGSFSS